The window ATGGTGGGCACGGTCTTGAGCACCCAGTCGACCACGGAGTCGCCGGGGTTGAGCATGATCATCTTGCTCTTGTTCTCGCTGCCGCCGCCCTTGGCCGCCACGGTGATGTCCAGTTTGTCGCCGGGCACGATCTGCGTGAAGATCACCGCGGGCGTGTTGTCCTTGGTGTTCTTGCGGTCGAATTCGGGGTCGGCCACCACCGATGCACGCAGCGTGTTGTCCGGATGGTTGTAGCCGCGGCGCACGCCTTCGTTGATCGTGTCTTCCAGGCCGGCGCTGAAGCCGTCGAAACGCACGTCCATGCCCACTTTCAGGAACACGTTGACGATGCCGGTGTCCTGGCAGATCGGCCGTTGTCCGGTCGCGCTCATCTTGCTGTTGGTCAGGATCTGCGCGATCGCGTCCTTGGCCGCCGGGCTCTGCTCGCGCGCATAGGCACGGGCCAGGTGGGCGATGTAGTCGGTGGGATGGTAGTAGCTGATGTACTGCAGCGCCGCTGCGACCGATTCGATCAGATCTTCCTGCTTGATGTACGTGGTCATGGTTCGTCGTGGAGTTTTGTGATGGAAAACCCCTAATTATCGCCGGGGCATGCCGCCTTCCGGCCAATTCGATTGCGGATGCGACCGTTCTTGTGTGCAGATGCGCATACGACACTGCATAATCGACTGAATCATTTTGTAACTAAGAATCAACAGGAGACGTTTCCGTCATGTCATTTGCCAATCTGAAGGTCAGCACACGGCTGAGCGCGGGCTTCGGTTGCATGTTCCTGCTCATGGCGATGCTCATCGCGATCGGCCTGACCCGCCTGGCGAGCCTGGACGACGCGCAGCGCGAAATCGTGGAGCAGAACTGGGCCAAGGCCGATGCGGCCAGTGCCATCGCCGGCGCCAGCCGGATGGCCTCCGAGCGGGTGATGGGCCAGTTGCTTGGCCCCGAGGCTTCGGCTGGCCCGGCCGGTCTGCCCACCGAACGCAGGGCGCTGGACGACGCCATGGGTCTGCTGTCGAGCGCGCCGATGTCCGAGCCCGAGAAGGCGCTGTACGGCCAGCTGAGGGCGGCGCATGCCGCGTATGACGCTTCGCTGACCAGGCTGGGGCAGCGCCTGTCGCAGGCCGACGGCCGCGATGCCGCGGCGAAGGCGATGCTCGCTGAAACCTTGCCCGCGCTGACCACGTTGCAGGGCCATGCGACGGCGTTTGCCAGCCTGGAAAAACGCCTCGCCGCAGACCGCATCCGGCTCGAGGAGGACCGCATCTCGGCCGCGCGTCTCGAGATGCTGGCCATCGGCGCTCTGGCGCTGCTGACCTGCGCGCTGTTCGTCTACGGCCTGGTGCGCAGCATCGTGCACCCGCTCGACGAGGCCATCTATATCGCCGAGACGGTGGCCGCCGGCGACCTGAGCCAGGACTTCGCCACCGAACGCGGCGGCGAATTCGGCCGGCTGCTGGCCGCGCTGGGCACCATGGAGGACACACTGACCGACGTGGTCGGCCGCATCAAGTCGTCGACCGACACCATCACCGTCGCCTCGAAGGACATCGCCGCGGGCAACACGAACCTGTCGCAGCGCACCGAGGCGCAGGCGCACGCGCTGGAACAGACCGCCTCGAGCATGGAGCAACTCACCGCCACGGTGAAGCAGACGGCGGACCGCGCGCGCTCGGCCAGCGGGCTGGCGGTCAATGCCGCAGGCGTGGCCGAACGCGGCGGCGCGGTGGTGGGCGAGGTGGTGTCGACGATGACCGCCATCAGCGCCAGCTCCAGGCGCATCGTCGACATCATCGAAGTCATCGAAGGCATCGCCTTCCAGACCAACATCCTGGCGCTGAACGCCGCGGTCGAAGCCGCGCGCGCCGGCGAGCAGGGCCGTGGCTTCGCCGTGGTCGCCGCCGAGGTCCGCAGCCTGGCCCAGCGCAGCGCGGATGCCGCGAAGGAGATCAAGGGCCTGATCGGCGATTCGGTTCAGCAGGTGGAAAGTGGCTCAACGCTGGTCGAGCAGGCCGGGCGCACCATGCACGACATCGTGCATTCGGTGCAGGGCGTCAGCGCCATGCTCGGCGAGATTTCCGACGCGACCGCACAGCAGAGCCAGGGCATCGAACACGTGAACCAGGCCGTGGTGCAGATGGAATCGGCCACGCAGCAGAACGCGGCGCTGGTGGAGGAGGCGGCATCGGCGGCCACGGCGCTGGCGGTGCAGACGCAGGAGCTGCAGACGGTGGTGGACGGCTTCAAGCTCGATTGACCGCAGCCCCTCCATGGTGCCGGTTGCCTGTTTTCGCACGTGCCGAAGCAACGGCCGATCGATGGTGGTGCATTGGCCATCCCGCATGGGTGGCCATCGGCACTGTCGTGAGGGGACGCCGATCTGATGAACAAAGGCGTTCCCAAGTTTCCCCCGTTCGGACGGAGGCAGGCTGGGCACGCCTTTCTTGTTTTGTGACCCCATCGGCGCCAACCGATGTCTCGCCGGCCTACTTCTTGGAGCGTTATGACCTTCTCTTTCACCAACATCCGCGTCGGCACCCGGTTGAGGCTGGCCTTTGGGCTGATTCTGCGGCTATTGGGCGGCATTGTGCTGGTTTCCATCAGCGACATGAGGAGGGCGGGCGCGAACACCGACGACATCGTGAATCGGGCCTGGGTGCGGCCGAGGCGGCTGCGCCGATCAATGGCACGACGCGCGCCAATGCGCGCCGGACCATGGAACTCTTCTTCGTGACCACGCCGGAAGAAAGGAGCCGCATCCTGGGCGTCATCGACCAGAACAAGGCCACCATCACCGACGCGCTGAACGAACTCGATCGGCTGGTCGATTCCGACGCGGACAAGGCCGTGCTTGCGGAACTGAAGGCCGCGCGCGGCCGCTACGTAGCTTCGTTCACCCGCGTGGCGCAGCAGTTGGGTGAAGGACAGCGCGATACCGCCGCGCAGACGTTGAAGATGGAACCCCTGCCGGCCATCGACGGGCTGCAAGGCCATGTCGACGCCTTGAACGAGTCGCAGCGCCGGCAAGCCCGCGACCGTGGTGCCGCCGTTCAAAGCCAGATCTCGGAGGCCGTGCGCCGGGTGATCTGCCTCGGCCTGGTGTGTCTGGCTGCCGGCATCTTGCTTGCGTCGCGGACTCGCTTTCGATCGTTCGCCCGGTCTCCGCGGCAGTCGCTTCCGCGAACCTGATCGCAGAGGCCGACCTGAGCCAGGCGGTGGTGGCCGAAGGACAGGACGAGGCCGGACAGATGCTGCGTTCGATGCATACCATGCAGCAGGGGTTGCGCGAACTGGTGCTGTCGGTCAGGGCCGGTGTCGGACCGGTGTCGCTGGCCTCGGCAGAGATCGCGACGGCCAACAACGACCTCAGCGCGCGCACCGAATCGCAAGCCAGCGCGCTGCAGCAGACCGCGGCCTCGATGGAAGAACTGGGTGGCACGGTGCAGCACAACGCCGACAGCGCACGAGAAGGCAATCTGCTCGCGACCGAGGCGTCGGCCATGGCAGCACGCGGCGGTGAAGTGGTGCAACAGGTGGTTGCCACGATGCGCGAGATCGACGAGAGCTCCACACAGATTGCCGACATCATCGGTGTCATCGACGGCATCGCCTTCCAGACGAACATCCTCGCACTGAATGCTGCGGTGGAGGCAGCGTGAGCCGGCGAGCAGGGGCGTGGCCGTGCCGTCGTGGCCAGCGAAGTGCGCAGTCTGGCCCAGCGCAGCGCGGAGGCGGCGAAACAGATCCAGGCCTTGATCATGGAAAGCGTGCAGCGCGTGGAGCGTGGCGGCGCAAACCGCTGCGGCGGCCTCCAGCCTGAATGACCAGGCGCAGCAGTTGGTGGTGGCGGTGTCGCGCTTCCGGCTGGATGCCGCGGCCGACGTCGCCCCGGGCCATGCGCGCTCGTTGCCCCGGTCGCTCGCACGGTCTGCTAAAGGCGGCTGACCCCTGGCTACAGGATCTTGCTCAGGAAGCGGCGCGTGCGTTCTTCCTTCGGGCTGTCGAACAGCGCGCTTGGCGTGCCCTGCTCGACCACCAGGCCTTCGTCCAGGAACAGCACGCGGTCGGCCACCTGCCGCGCGAAGCCCATCTCGTGGGTGACGACCACCATCGTCATGCCTTCCTCCGCCAGCGCCTGCATCACGGCTAGCACCTCTCCCACCATTTCCGGATCGAGCGCGGAAGTCGGCTCGTCGAACAGCATGATGCGCGGTTGCATGGCGAGCGCGCGGGCGATCGCCACGCGCTGCTGCTGGCCGCCGGAGAGCTGGTTGGGGTAGGCGTCGATCTTGTCGAGCAGGCCCACCTTCGACAGCAGTGCGCTGGCACGCGCGCGCGCCTCGGCGTCGCCGAGCTTGCGCACCTTGCTCGGCGCGAGGGTAATGTTCTCCAGCACGGTCTTGTGCGGAAACAGGTTGAAGCGCTGGAACACCATGCCGATTTCGGCGCGCAAGGCGTCGATGTCGGTCTTGGGATCAAGCACCGACACACCGTTGACCAGCACCGTGCCGCCGGATGCCTCTTCCAGCGCGTTCAGGCAGCGCAGGAAGGTGCTCTTGCCCGAGCCGGACGGACCGATCACGCACACCACTTCGGAGGCGTCGATCTCGCAGTCGATGCCGCGCAACACCGGCGCGGCGCCGAACCGCTTGGTCAGGCCTTCAACGCGAATCACCACGGCCATAACGGGTCTCCAGTTTTTTGATGCCGTAGGCCAGGCCCAGCGTCAGCATCCAGTACATCAGGGAAATGGTCAGGTACGGCTCCCAGTAACGCGAATAGGCGCCGGCCACGGTGCGCGCGGCATAGGCCAGCTCGGCCAGGCCGATGGCGGAGATCAGCGACGAGTCCTTCAGCAGGGAGATGGCGTTGTTGCCCAGCGGCGGCAGCATGCGGCGAAACGCCTGCGGCAGCACCACGTGGAACATGGTGCGGCGAAACGACATGCCCAGCGAGCGCGACGCCTCCACCTGGCCCTTGTCGATGGACTGGATGCCGGCGCGGAAGATCTCGGAGATGTAGGCGCCGGCGTTCAGGGTGAGCGCCACGATGCCCGAGACAAAGGCGCCGTAGTTCTGCTTGATGCTGCGCGCGGTATCGCCCGAGATCAGCAGGCCGTCCGCCGGGTTGATGAACAGCGGCAGCACCGCGAAGTGGATCAGCAGGATCTGCACGAACAGCGGCGTGCCGCGGAAGAAGCTCACGTAGACCGTGGAAGGCCAGCGCAGCAGGTATTTGCAGAGCTGGCGTGCCGGTGCGTGGCGTGCCTCGGCCACCCGCGCCATGCCGATCGCCAGGCCCAGGCAGGTGCCCTGGACGATGCAGATCAACGTGACCGCGATGGTCATCTGCAGGCCGCGCCAGAACAGCTCGGCGTATTCCGCAATGATGTCGGCGCGGAACCAGCCGAACCAGAGGATGGGTTCCATTGCGCCGTTATTGCGCCGGCAACACGGGCGCGTCGCCCTGGAACCACTTCTTGTAGATGGCGGCATAGCTGCCGTCGGCCTTGATGGCGGCCAGCCCGGCGTTCAGCTTGTCCAGCAGCGCCTTGTTGCCCTGCTTGACCACGATGCCGAAATATTCCTTGGGGAAGGCCGGGTCGTTCACCGTCTTCAACTGCTTGTGTTCCTGCACGCGGAAGGCGATCACGCCGTTGTCGCCGATGGCGGCATCCAGGCCGCTGTTGGCCAGTTCGGCAATCACCACCGGCGTGCTTTCGAAGCGGCGGATGTCGGGGTTCGTCTTGCCGAATTCGCGCGACGCGGTGTCGTCGCCGCTGCTGCCGGTGACCACGCCGATCTTCTTGCCGGCCAGGTCCTTCAGCGACTTGGCGGTGCTGGTCTGCGGCACCGCGATCAGCTGGCGGGCCTCGAAGTAAGGCATGGTGAAGTCATAGGACTGCTTGCGCTTGTCGTTGATCGTCACGCCCGAGATGACCAGGTCCACGTCGCCGTTGTTCAGCGCCGCGAAGATGCCGGTGAAGGGCGTGTTGACGATCTTGATCGACAGGCCGGCCTTCTGCGCCACGGCCTTGATGATGTCCACGTCGTAGCCGACGATCTCCTTGGTCGGGCTTTCGTAGGCGAACGGCCGGTAGGTGGCGCTGGAGCCGACGATCAGCTCCTTGTTCTGCGCCTGTGCACTGCCGGCGGTGCCGAGGGCGATGGCGACGAAGCCGAGCGAAGCGGCGATCCTGTGGATGAGTTGCATGGGAAGGGTCTCAGGTTGGATTGGAGTGGGCGTATTGTCGTATCCGACGGGCACGATTTCGGGTCAGCGGGCGCCGATTTCGCGCGGCGCGCCCGCAGCATGGGCTTTCCCGCGGTGCGGACCGGGCGAAGTTGAGAATTGCTATTATTTGCGGCTCACTCAGAAGCAGGCACATTCCATGACCACCCGTACGAACACCCGCGTCGAGCGCGACACCTTCGGCCCGATCGAAGTCCCGGCCCACCAGCTGTGGGGCGCGCAGACGCAGCGCTCGCTGCAGAACTTCGACATCTCCGGCGAACGGCAGCCGCGCGAGATCATCAAGGCGCTGGCCCAGGTGAAACGCGCTTCCGCCGTGGTCAACCGGGCGCTGGGCCTGCAGGATGCGAAGAAGACCCAGGCCATCGTCGACGCGGCCGACGAAGTCATCGCCGGCCAGCATCCGACCGAATTCCCCCTGGTGGTGTGGCAGACCGGCTCGGGCACGCAGAGCAACATGAACGTCAACGAGGTGCTGGCCAACCGCGCGAGTGAGTTGCTCGGCGGCGAACGCGGCGAAGGCCGGCTGGTGCATCCGAACGACGACGTCAACCGCAGCCAGTCGAGCAACGACGTGTTTCCCACCGCCATGCACGTCGCCGCGGTCGAGGCACTGACCAACCGGCTACTGCCGGCGATCGCCAAGCTGCGCGGCACGCTGGCGCAGAAGGCCAAAGATTTCGACGGCATCGTGAAGATCGGCCGTACCCACCTGCAGGATGCCACGCCGCTCACGCTGGGCCAGGAATTCTCGGGCTACGTGGCCCAACTTGACCACGGCGAAAAACATGTGCGCGCGGCCTTGCCGCATCTGTGCGAGCTGGCACTCGGCGGCACCGCCGTGGGCACCGGCCTGAACGCGCCCAAAGGGTATGCCGAACAGGCCGCGGCCGAACTCGCGCGCCTGACCGGCCTGCCTTTCGTCACCGCGCCGAACAAGTTCGAGGCCTTGGCCAGCTGCGATGCGCTGGTGCACGCCCACGGCGCCCTGAAGACGCTGGCCGCCAGCATGATGAAGATCGCCAACGACGTGCGCTGGCTCGCCAGCGGCCCGCGCAGCGGCATCGGCGAACTCAGCATTCCCGAGAACGAGCCCGGCTCTTCGATCATGCCCGGCAAGGTCAACCCGACGCAGAGCGAGGCCGTCACCATGCTGGCCGCGCAGGTCTTCGGCAACGACGTGGCCATCAACTTCGGCGGTGCCTCGGGCAATTTCGAGCTCAACGTGTTCCGCCCCATGGTGGCGCACAACTTCCTGCAGAGCGTGCGCCTGCTGGCCGACGGCATGGTGAGCTTCAACGACCACTGCGCCGTCGGCATCGAGCCCAACCGTGAGCGCATCACCGAACTGGTGGACCGCTCGCTGATGCTGGTGACGGCGCTCAACACCCACATCGGCTACGACAAGGCCGCATTCATTGCGAAGAAGGCGCACAAGGAAGGTAGCAGCCTGCGCGAGGCGGCCGTGGCCTCGGGACATGTGACGGGAGAGCAGTTCGACCAGTGGGTCGTGCCGGGCAACATGGTGGGCCAATGACCGCATTCATCGCCGTCCGCGCGGAGCGGGGAAGTGGCGAAGTGGAGAACGGCGAACCGCAGGTCGGCCGACGCCTCAATCCTTGATCGACGCGCTCCAGCGCTGGCCCCACGGGTCGCCGGCGTTGTCCAACTCGCGCCGCTGGCGCTTGGTGGGCCGGCCGCGGTCGATGCTGAGCGCGGGCTCTGGCGCCAGCCGGCGTTGCTCGGCGGCTTTGGTGCGGGCGGCCAGGCTGTCAGGCGTTTCCTCGTAGAGCGCCTGCGCCACCGGCGCCGGTCCGCGCGAGCCGCTGATGCCGCGAACCGTCACGGTGCGGATGCTCGGGCCCTGGCGCAGTGTGACGAGTTCACCCGCATGCACCTCGCGCGCCGGCTTCACGTCCTGTCCATTCACCTGGACCCGGCCCTTGCCGATCTCCTCGGTGGCCAGGGTGCGGGTCTTGTAGAAGCGCGCGGCCCAGAGCCATTTGTCGATTCTGATTTTTTCCATCAGGGCTGATTCTGACCGATCGCCGGCGCGGGCAGGTCAACCCGCGCCTGCAGGCCCGCGATGCGGCCATGGTCTTCGCGGTTGTCGAGCGCGATGCGGCCGCCCAGCGCCTGCACGATCTCGAAACAGATGGCCAGGCCCAGGCCGGAGCCGTGGCGCACGTCGCCCGCCGAAAACGGCTGGAACAGGCGCTGGGCCAGCTCGGCCGTGATGCCGGGCCCGCTGTCGGTAACGGCCAGGCCGACGCCGTCGCCATCGGCACCCACGTCCACCGACAGCAGGCCGCCTTGCGGCGTGTGCTTGATCGCGTTGTGGATCAGGTTGCGCGCGAGTTCGCGCAGCATCCAGTCGTGGGCGCGCACCGGCGCGGGCCGGGTGGCGATCTCGAAATCGATGTCCTTCTCGGCCAGCAGCGGCGAAAGATCGATGGCCACTTCGCGCACCACGGCCGACCAGTCCAGCACCGGCGCGTCGGCCTGCAGGCGCAGTTGCTCGACCTTGGCCAGGTTCAGCATCTGGTTGGCCAGGGCCGTGGCGCGGTCCACGGTGTCGTTGATCTCCGAGAGCGCCTGGCGTGGCGCCACATCGTCGCGCAGGGCCGACTGCACCTGGGTCTTGAGCACGGCAAGCGGTGTGCGCAACTGGTGGGCGGCGTCCCGCACGAAGCGCTTCTGGTGGTCGAGCAGGCGCTGCAGCCGCTGCATCACGTCGTTGGTGGCGTCCACCAGCGGCAGCAGTTCACGCGGCGCGTCGCGCGCGGCGAGGCGGGTCAGGTCGCCCTCGGCGCGGCTCTGCAGTTCCTCGCTGAGGCGGCGCACCGGCCTGGTGGCGCGCTGCACCACGATCACCACCACCAGCGCGATCAGCAGCACCAGTGCCGCCTGGCGCCACAGCGTGTCGAGCAGGATCTGCCGGGCCAGCGTCTGGCGCAGCGCCAGCGTCTCGGCCACCTGCACCACGGCCATGCCGCGGCCGTTGGCGCTGGCCACCGGCTGCAGCAGTACGGCCACGCGCACCGGCTCGCCGCGGAACTCGCCGTTGTAGAAGTCAACCAGCGCCGAATAGGCCGGTTGCTGCGGAATGCGGCCGCGCCAGAACGGCAGCTCGGCAAAGCCCGAGACCATCTCCCCGTCGAGACTGGACACGCGGTAGTACATGCGGCTTTCGTTGTCGGCCTCGAAGGCTTCGAGCGCGGCGTAGGGCACGGTGGCGCGCAGCACCGAGAGCTTGTCGTAGCCGGTCACGTCGAGCTGCTCGCCGATCGATTTGGCCGAGGCCAGCAGCGAGCGGTCGTAGGCGATGTCGACCGCGCGCTTGGCCTGCTCGTACACGCTGAAGGCATTGATGCCGACGAACAGGATCACCGGCACCAGGATGCCCAGCAGCAGGTAGCGCCGCAGTGACAAGGCCTCGACCTGGCCGGAAGAACCATCGCGCCGGCGCACGCCGCCGATACGGGCCCGGCCTTGCTTCATTCATTGGCCTTCAGCAGATAGCCGAGGCCGCGTAGCGTCATCAGCGTGACGCCGGTGTGGGCGAGCTTCTTGCGCAGCCGGTAGACCACCACCTCGATGGCCTCGTACTGCACGTCCTGCTCGCCGGGGAACACCAGTTCGAAAAGCCGTTCCTTGGTGACCGCATGGCCGGGCTTGGCCATCAGCGTCTGCAGCAGCGCCAGCTCGCGCGGGCTGAGTTCCAGGACCTGGTCGCGGAAGTAGATGGCGCCGCTATCTTTTTCGCAGCGCAGTTCGCCCACCAGCAAAGCGCTTGGGCCCGGCAGCGTCTCGGCCTCCAGTGCCAGGCTCGTGCTGCGCCGCACCAGGGCGCGCAGCCGCGCTTCGAGTTCTTCCAGGTCGAAAGGCTTGGGCAGGTAGTCGTCGGCGCCGGCGTTCAGGCCGAGGATGCGGTCGCCCACCGTGCCGCGCGCGGTGAGGATCAGCACCGGGGTGCGCAGGCCTTGCCGGCGTGCCGCATCGAGCACCTGCAGGCCGTCCATGCCCGGCAGCGACAGGTCGAGCATGACCACGTCGGGCGGCGCGTCCAGCCAGCTCTGCAGGGCCACGCGGCCGTCGCCACAGGCCTGCACGGCGAAGCCGCGCCGGCTCAGGGCGCGTTGCAGCGTGGTTTGCATGGCGGGATCGTCTTCGACAAGCAGCAATTTCATGGTGGGGTCCTCGGCCGCGACATTAGCATTTCCCCTAATGCGTTCCGACAGCCGTTTGACAGCCACCGTCGGCATGATCGACAGGTTGCTTTCAAACAGGAGACTGATCCCATGCGTCGCGATACCTTCCTCAAATCCCTGGCGGCCCTGGCCGCGGCCGGCGCGCTGCCGATGTCGGCCCGCGCCGCCGGTGCCAACGTGAAGATGATGATCCCGGCCAATCCGGGCGGCGGCTGGGACACGACCGGCCGCGCGCTGGGCAAGGCGCTCACCGAGTCCAAGGTGGCCGACACCGTCACCTACGACAACAAGGGCGGCGCGGCCGGCGCGCTGGGCCTGGCCCAGTTCGTCAACGGCTCCAAAGGCGATCCCAATGCCATGATGGTCATGGGCGCCGTCATGCTCGGCGGCATCATCACCGGCAAGCCGCCGGTGAGCCTGTCGCAGGCCACGCCGATCGCGCGCATCACCAGCGAATACAACGTCTTCGTGCTGCCGTCGAATTCGCCGTTCAAGAACATGGCCGAGGTCGTGGCACAGCTGAAGAAGGACCCGGGCAGCGTCAAGTGGGGCGGCGGTTCGCGCGGCTCCACCGAACACGTGGCCGCGGCCATGATCGCGCAGAAGGTCGGCGCCGATCCTTCGAAGATCAACTACGTGGCCTTCCGCGGCGGCGGCGAAGCCACGGCGGCCATCCTGGGCGGCAACGTCACCATCGGCGGCAGCGGCTACAGTGAATTCGCCGAATACATCGCCGCGGGCAAGATGAAGGCCATCGCCGTCACCTCCGAGCAGCGCCTGCCGGGCATCAACGTGCCCACGCTGAAGGAGCAGGGCATCGACGTGGTGATCGGCAACTGGCGCGGCGTGTACGGCGCGCCCGGCATCACCGATGCGCAGAAGAAGGCGCTGACCGACATGCTGCTGACCGCGCTCAAGTCGCCGGCCTGGGCCGAGGCCGTGAAGAAAAACGACTGGACCCCGGCCGTGCTGACCGGCGATGCCTTCGCCAAGTTCGTCGACGACGATTTCGCCAGCCTGCGCGCCATCATGGTCAAGTCCGGAATGATCTGAGGAACTGGGCTCGCCCCCAAGTCGCTCGCTTCGTGTAGCTCCTCCCCCTGCAGGGGGCGCAACCTGCGGCCCGGCGAAGCCGGTTCCGCAGTCGTTCTGGAATGGATGCCGGCACTTCTGCAACCACGTGCTGAGCCTGTCGAAGTACCTTTCGTCTTGCTGGACATAATCATGACAACTACCCCAGAAACCAATGCCGTCTGGCCACAGACCCTTGTCGGCATCGGTGTGCTGCTGACCGGGCTGGCGCTCGGCTTTGGCGCCATCAGCATCTCTTCCGAGGCCGGCTACGGCGGCGTCGGCCCCAATTTCCTGC of the Rhodoferax koreense genome contains:
- a CDS encoding methyl-accepting chemotaxis protein, which produces MSFANLKVSTRLSAGFGCMFLLMAMLIAIGLTRLASLDDAQREIVEQNWAKADAASAIAGASRMASERVMGQLLGPEASAGPAGLPTERRALDDAMGLLSSAPMSEPEKALYGQLRAAHAAYDASLTRLGQRLSQADGRDAAAKAMLAETLPALTTLQGHATAFASLEKRLAADRIRLEEDRISAARLEMLAIGALALLTCALFVYGLVRSIVHPLDEAIYIAETVAAGDLSQDFATERGGEFGRLLAALGTMEDTLTDVVGRIKSSTDTITVASKDIAAGNTNLSQRTEAQAHALEQTASSMEQLTATVKQTADRARSASGLAVNAAGVAERGGAVVGEVVSTMTAISASSRRIVDIIEVIEGIAFQTNILALNAAVEAARAGEQGRGFAVVAAEVRSLAQRSADAAKEIKGLIGDSVQQVESGSTLVEQAGRTMHDIVHSVQGVSAMLGEISDATAQQSQGIEHVNQAVVQMESATQQNAALVEEAASAATALAVQTQELQTVVDGFKLD
- a CDS encoding MCP four helix bundle domain-containing protein — protein: MELFFVTTPEERSRILGVIDQNKATITDALNELDRLVDSDADKAVLAELKAARGRYVASFTRVAQQLGEGQRDTAAQTLKMEPLPAIDGLQGHVDALNESQRRQARDRGAAVQSQISEAVRRVICLGLVCLAAGILLASRTRFRSFARSPRQSLPRT
- a CDS encoding amino acid ABC transporter ATP-binding protein translates to MIRVEGLTKRFGAAPVLRGIDCEIDASEVVCVIGPSGSGKSTFLRCLNALEEASGGTVLVNGVSVLDPKTDIDALRAEIGMVFQRFNLFPHKTVLENITLAPSKVRKLGDAEARARASALLSKVGLLDKIDAYPNQLSGGQQQRVAIARALAMQPRIMLFDEPTSALDPEMVGEVLAVMQALAEEGMTMVVVTHEMGFARQVADRVLFLDEGLVVEQGTPSALFDSPKEERTRRFLSKIL
- a CDS encoding amino acid ABC transporter permease, which produces MEPILWFGWFRADIIAEYAELFWRGLQMTIAVTLICIVQGTCLGLAIGMARVAEARHAPARQLCKYLLRWPSTVYVSFFRGTPLFVQILLIHFAVLPLFINPADGLLISGDTARSIKQNYGAFVSGIVALTLNAGAYISEIFRAGIQSIDKGQVEASRSLGMSFRRTMFHVVLPQAFRRMLPPLGNNAISLLKDSSLISAIGLAELAYAARTVAGAYSRYWEPYLTISLMYWMLTLGLAYGIKKLETRYGRGDSR
- a CDS encoding basic amino acid ABC transporter substrate-binding protein, coding for MQLIHRIAASLGFVAIALGTAGSAQAQNKELIVGSSATYRPFAYESPTKEIVGYDVDIIKAVAQKAGLSIKIVNTPFTGIFAALNNGDVDLVISGVTINDKRKQSYDFTMPYFEARQLIAVPQTSTAKSLKDLAGKKIGVVTGSSGDDTASREFGKTNPDIRRFESTPVVIAELANSGLDAAIGDNGVIAFRVQEHKQLKTVNDPAFPKEYFGIVVKQGNKALLDKLNAGLAAIKADGSYAAIYKKWFQGDAPVLPAQ
- the fumC gene encoding class II fumarate hydratase, with product MTTRTNTRVERDTFGPIEVPAHQLWGAQTQRSLQNFDISGERQPREIIKALAQVKRASAVVNRALGLQDAKKTQAIVDAADEVIAGQHPTEFPLVVWQTGSGTQSNMNVNEVLANRASELLGGERGEGRLVHPNDDVNRSQSSNDVFPTAMHVAAVEALTNRLLPAIAKLRGTLAQKAKDFDGIVKIGRTHLQDATPLTLGQEFSGYVAQLDHGEKHVRAALPHLCELALGGTAVGTGLNAPKGYAEQAAAELARLTGLPFVTAPNKFEALASCDALVHAHGALKTLAASMMKIANDVRWLASGPRSGIGELSIPENEPGSSIMPGKVNPTQSEAVTMLAAQVFGNDVAINFGGASGNFELNVFRPMVAHNFLQSVRLLADGMVSFNDHCAVGIEPNRERITELVDRSLMLVTALNTHIGYDKAAFIAKKAHKEGSSLREAAVASGHVTGEQFDQWVVPGNMVGQ
- a CDS encoding RNA-binding S4 domain-containing protein, encoding MEKIRIDKWLWAARFYKTRTLATEEIGKGRVQVNGQDVKPAREVHAGELVTLRQGPSIRTVTVRGISGSRGPAPVAQALYEETPDSLAARTKAAEQRRLAPEPALSIDRGRPTKRQRRELDNAGDPWGQRWSASIKD
- a CDS encoding sensor histidine kinase translates to MKQGRARIGGVRRRDGSSGQVEALSLRRYLLLGILVPVILFVGINAFSVYEQAKRAVDIAYDRSLLASAKSIGEQLDVTGYDKLSVLRATVPYAALEAFEADNESRMYYRVSSLDGEMVSGFAELPFWRGRIPQQPAYSALVDFYNGEFRGEPVRVAVLLQPVASANGRGMAVVQVAETLALRQTLARQILLDTLWRQAALVLLIALVVVIVVQRATRPVRRLSEELQSRAEGDLTRLAARDAPRELLPLVDATNDVMQRLQRLLDHQKRFVRDAAHQLRTPLAVLKTQVQSALRDDVAPRQALSEINDTVDRATALANQMLNLAKVEQLRLQADAPVLDWSAVVREVAIDLSPLLAEKDIDFEIATRPAPVRAHDWMLRELARNLIHNAIKHTPQGGLLSVDVGADGDGVGLAVTDSGPGITAELAQRLFQPFSAGDVRHGSGLGLAICFEIVQALGGRIALDNREDHGRIAGLQARVDLPAPAIGQNQP
- a CDS encoding response regulator, translated to MKLLLVEDDPAMQTTLQRALSRRGFAVQACGDGRVALQSWLDAPPDVVMLDLSLPGMDGLQVLDAARRQGLRTPVLILTARGTVGDRILGLNAGADDYLPKPFDLEELEARLRALVRRSTSLALEAETLPGPSALLVGELRCEKDSGAIYFRDQVLELSPRELALLQTLMAKPGHAVTKERLFELVFPGEQDVQYEAIEVVVYRLRKKLAHTGVTLMTLRGLGYLLKANE
- a CDS encoding tripartite tricarboxylate transporter substrate binding protein, producing the protein MRRDTFLKSLAALAAAGALPMSARAAGANVKMMIPANPGGGWDTTGRALGKALTESKVADTVTYDNKGGAAGALGLAQFVNGSKGDPNAMMVMGAVMLGGIITGKPPVSLSQATPIARITSEYNVFVLPSNSPFKNMAEVVAQLKKDPGSVKWGGGSRGSTEHVAAAMIAQKVGADPSKINYVAFRGGGEATAAILGGNVTIGGSGYSEFAEYIAAGKMKAIAVTSEQRLPGINVPTLKEQGIDVVIGNWRGVYGAPGITDAQKKALTDMLLTALKSPAWAEAVKKNDWTPAVLTGDAFAKFVDDDFASLRAIMVKSGMI